The Girardinichthys multiradiatus isolate DD_20200921_A chromosome 24, DD_fGirMul_XY1, whole genome shotgun sequence genome has a window encoding:
- the LOC124861489 gene encoding stonustoxin subunit alpha-like: MDLSNNKLQDSGVELLSSGLNSPNCILETLRLRSCNLSGRTCEVLSSVLSSQSCCLREVDLQNNNLQYSGEKLPSGSDCTLEIFREPDGVRWLKPGLRKYSCQLTIDTNTVNSYLQLSEDNWKVTCVEELQSYPDHPDRFDYYPQLLCSDGLTGHCYWEVEWRGRVFISVSYRRIRRKGYSNDCLFGSNDQSWSLRYADDGYYDCHNNIVTSSSPPPPPPPPPPPSLTE, encoded by the exons ATGGACCTGAGTAACAACAAGCTGCAGGATTCTGGAGTGGAGTTGTTGTCTTCTGGACTGAATAGTCCAAACTGTATACTGGAAACTCTCAG ACTTAGATCCTGTAACCTCTCAGGGAGAACTTGTGAAGTTCTGTCATCAGTTCTTAGCTCCCAGTCCTGCTGTCTGAGAGAAGTTgacctgcagaacaacaacctaCAATATTCAGGGGAGAAGTTGCCGTCTGGTTCAGACTGTACACTGGAAATATTCAG gGAGCCTGATGGAGTCCGATGGTTGAAACCAGGTCTGAGGAAGT ATTCCTGTCAGCTCACAATCGACACAAACACAGTGAACAGCTACCTCCAACTGTCTGAAGACAACTGGAAGGTGACATGTGTGGAGGAGCTTCAGTCATATCCTGATCATCCAGACAGATTTGATTACTATCCTCAGTTGTTGTGTAGTGATGGTCTGACTGGTCACTGTTACTGGGAGGTCGAGTGgagaggaagagtttttatatCAGTGAGTTACAGAAGAATCAGGAGGAAAGGATACAGTAATGACTGTTTGTTTGGATCTAATGATCAGTCCTGGAGTCTGAGATACGCTGATGATGGTTACTATGACTGTCACAATAACATAGTTACATCCTCCTcccccccccctcctcctcctcctcctcctcctccatctctaaCAGAGTAG